Proteins encoded within one genomic window of Setaria italica strain Yugu1 chromosome IV, Setaria_italica_v2.0, whole genome shotgun sequence:
- the LOC101763660 gene encoding tRNA A64-2'-O-ribosylphosphate transferase isoform X1: MAAPAPEPAAEPSATLSIYKAARRIKRRASTLYNALRSVAEDAAFVAEVAALWPALPLVANLRCGLWYAPPRSFAATCYFKSTDGHAGNWSFSTARLNLHLALLAGDRGGCIIVDSTRKGKRFPDSMSKTIPIWCCVLNRAIERHRLRTIHDGGKVNYEVSSSVLNGDAENNSCSSNWDSSVHLPVWVLGTEKNAIEGHIEEWTDQFESCGADIHSLAVNLQKPLRPLWISQRTRIWLNEVPELESWDFTPIILISASASNAVAMQRMSSEFSWQYIAGAGDDEESWARGLTPTLFWKHSYDLLDAGPDHCNQLVADIVEKDRVYRAQRGEHSPQITAKPLKSHDDIKCNDDRISAMRPTNSDTCTSTTDAQYCNNGPLLFWIGTTNLAVSSTLQVADALVGVDCILNCDSTSKIPSSSSENSYLELSIVGSKDDRFSLMKNLSKAVDFAKRNFIAGRKILVCCQNGDDISICVALAIVTLLFDDNGCFDYGHSFMKRDITKLEMRKRLVFICKFAVNARPSRGNLKQVFGFLSNEKERLSNST, from the exons atggcggcgccggcaccggagCCCGCGGCCGAGCCATCGGCCACGCTGAGCATCTACAAGGCGGCGCGGCGCATCAAGAGGCGGGCGAGCACGCTGTACAACGCGCTGCGGAGCGTGGCGGAGGACGCGGCCTTCGTGGCGGAGGTCGCGGCGCTGTGGCCGGCGCTGCCGCTGGTCGCCAACCTCCGCTGCGGCCTCTGGtacgcgccgccccggtccttcGCCGCCACCTGCTACTTCAAGTCCACCGACGGCCACGCCGGGAACTGGTCTTTCTCCACCGCACGCCTAAATCTCCACCTCGCCCTACTCGCCG GGGATAGAGGAGGTTGCATAATAGTTGATTCAACAAGGAAAGGGAAACGATTCCCTGATAGTATGTCAAAGACCATACCCATTTGGTGCTGTGTCCTGAACCGAGCAATCGAGAGGCATCGGCTGCGGACTATCCACGATGGTGGCAAAGTCAATTATGAAGTG TCATCATCTGTGCTGAATGGAGACGCTGAAAATAACTCTTGTTCATCTAACTGGGATAGCTCAGTGCATCTTCCTGTGTGGGTTCTAGGCACTGAGAAGAATGCTATAGAGGGGCATATTGAGGAATGGACAGATCAATTCGAGTCATGTGGTGCAGACATTCATTCACTTGCAGTAAATTTGCAAAAGCCACTACGTCCTCTATGGATATCCCAAAGGACACGCATATGGTTAAATGAAGTGCCAGAGCTTGAGTCATGGGATTTTACTCCAATCATACTAATTTCCGCATCAGCATCGAATGCAGTTGCTATGCAAAGGATGTCTTCAGAATTCAGCTGGCAATATATTGCCGGAGCAGGAGATGATGAAGAGAGTTGGGCACGTGGTCTAACTCCTACCTTATTCTGGAAACATTCATATGACCTTCTTGATGCTGGACCAGATCATTGTAACCAGTTAGTTGCAGATATTGTTGAAAAGGATAGGGTTTATCGTGCACAGAGAGGTGAACATTCTCCTCAAATTACAGCTAAGCCTCTGAAGAGCCATGATGATATCAAATGTAATGATGATCGTATAAGCGCTATGCGGCCTACGAACTCGGACACTTGTACCAGCACAACAGACGCACAATATTGCAATAATGGTCCTCTTCTCTTCTGGATTGGAACAACGAACCTTGCAGTATCATCTACTCTCCAAG TTGCAGATGCCTTAGTTGGTGTGGACTGCATACTGAACTGTGACAGCACGTCAAAAATACCATCTAGTTCATCAGAAAATTCTTACCTTGAGCTATCTATTGTG GGCTCAAAGGATGATCGGTTTTCCTTGATGAAAAACCTTTCAAAAGCTGTTGACTTTGCTAAGAGAAATTTTATTGCTGGGAGAAAAATACTAGTATGCTGTCAAAATG GAGACGATATTAGTATTTGTGTGGCCTTGGCAATAGTGACACTGTTATTCGATGATAATG GATGCTTTGACTATGGACATTCTTTCATGAAAAGAGACATCACAAAGTTGGAGATGAGGAAGAGGCTGGTGTTCATTTGCAAATTTGCTGTAAATGCACGGCCATCTAGAGGAAACTTGAAACAGGTCTTTGGTTTCCTCAGCAATGAAAAGGAACGACTGTCAAATTCGACATAG
- the LOC101763660 gene encoding tRNA A64-2'-O-ribosylphosphate transferase isoform X2: MAAPAPEPAAEPSATLSIYKAARRIKRRASTLYNALRSVAEDAAFVAEVAALWPALPLVANLRCGLWYAPPRSFAATCYFKSTDGHAGNWSFSTARLNLHLALLAGDRGGCIIVDSTRKGKRFPDSMSKTIPIWCCVLNRAIERHRLRTIHDGGKVNYEVSSSVLNGDAENNSCSSNWDSSVHLPVWVLGTEKNAIEGHIEEWTDQFESCGADIHSLAVNLQKPLRPLWISQRTRIWLNEVPELESWDFTPIILISASASNAVAMQRMSSEFSWQYIAGAGDDEESWARGLTPTLFWKHSYDLLDAGPDHCNQLVADIVEKDRVYRAQRGEHSPQITAKPLKSHDDIKCNDDRISAMRPTNSDTCTSTTDAQYCNNGPLLFWIGTTNLAVSSTLQDALVGVDCILNCDSTSKIPSSSSENSYLELSIVGSKDDRFSLMKNLSKAVDFAKRNFIAGRKILVCCQNGDDISICVALAIVTLLFDDNGCFDYGHSFMKRDITKLEMRKRLVFICKFAVNARPSRGNLKQVFGFLSNEKERLSNST, translated from the exons atggcggcgccggcaccggagCCCGCGGCCGAGCCATCGGCCACGCTGAGCATCTACAAGGCGGCGCGGCGCATCAAGAGGCGGGCGAGCACGCTGTACAACGCGCTGCGGAGCGTGGCGGAGGACGCGGCCTTCGTGGCGGAGGTCGCGGCGCTGTGGCCGGCGCTGCCGCTGGTCGCCAACCTCCGCTGCGGCCTCTGGtacgcgccgccccggtccttcGCCGCCACCTGCTACTTCAAGTCCACCGACGGCCACGCCGGGAACTGGTCTTTCTCCACCGCACGCCTAAATCTCCACCTCGCCCTACTCGCCG GGGATAGAGGAGGTTGCATAATAGTTGATTCAACAAGGAAAGGGAAACGATTCCCTGATAGTATGTCAAAGACCATACCCATTTGGTGCTGTGTCCTGAACCGAGCAATCGAGAGGCATCGGCTGCGGACTATCCACGATGGTGGCAAAGTCAATTATGAAGTG TCATCATCTGTGCTGAATGGAGACGCTGAAAATAACTCTTGTTCATCTAACTGGGATAGCTCAGTGCATCTTCCTGTGTGGGTTCTAGGCACTGAGAAGAATGCTATAGAGGGGCATATTGAGGAATGGACAGATCAATTCGAGTCATGTGGTGCAGACATTCATTCACTTGCAGTAAATTTGCAAAAGCCACTACGTCCTCTATGGATATCCCAAAGGACACGCATATGGTTAAATGAAGTGCCAGAGCTTGAGTCATGGGATTTTACTCCAATCATACTAATTTCCGCATCAGCATCGAATGCAGTTGCTATGCAAAGGATGTCTTCAGAATTCAGCTGGCAATATATTGCCGGAGCAGGAGATGATGAAGAGAGTTGGGCACGTGGTCTAACTCCTACCTTATTCTGGAAACATTCATATGACCTTCTTGATGCTGGACCAGATCATTGTAACCAGTTAGTTGCAGATATTGTTGAAAAGGATAGGGTTTATCGTGCACAGAGAGGTGAACATTCTCCTCAAATTACAGCTAAGCCTCTGAAGAGCCATGATGATATCAAATGTAATGATGATCGTATAAGCGCTATGCGGCCTACGAACTCGGACACTTGTACCAGCACAACAGACGCACAATATTGCAATAATGGTCCTCTTCTCTTCTGGATTGGAACAACGAACCTTGCAGTATCATCTACTCTCCAAG ATGCCTTAGTTGGTGTGGACTGCATACTGAACTGTGACAGCACGTCAAAAATACCATCTAGTTCATCAGAAAATTCTTACCTTGAGCTATCTATTGTG GGCTCAAAGGATGATCGGTTTTCCTTGATGAAAAACCTTTCAAAAGCTGTTGACTTTGCTAAGAGAAATTTTATTGCTGGGAGAAAAATACTAGTATGCTGTCAAAATG GAGACGATATTAGTATTTGTGTGGCCTTGGCAATAGTGACACTGTTATTCGATGATAATG GATGCTTTGACTATGGACATTCTTTCATGAAAAGAGACATCACAAAGTTGGAGATGAGGAAGAGGCTGGTGTTCATTTGCAAATTTGCTGTAAATGCACGGCCATCTAGAGGAAACTTGAAACAGGTCTTTGGTTTCCTCAGCAATGAAAAGGAACGACTGTCAAATTCGACATAG
- the LOC101763254 gene encoding 40S ribosomal protein S24-1, whose amino-acid sequence MADSKAAAAVTLRTRKFMTNRLLSRKQFVLEVIHPGRANVSKAELKERLAKVYEVKDPNCIFVFKFRTHFGGGKSTGFGLIYDNLEAAKKFEPKYRLIRNGLATKVEKSRKQMKERKNRAKKIRGVKKTKAGDAKKK is encoded by the exons ATGGCAGATTCgaaggccgccgcggcggtgaccCTCCGCACGCGCAAGTTCATGACCAACCGCCTCCTCTCCCGCAAGCAGTTCGTGCTCGAGGTCATCCACCCCGGCCGCGCCAACGTCTCCAAG GCGGAGCTGAAGGAGAGGCTGGCGAAGGTGTACGAGGTGAAGGACCCCAACTGCATCTTCGTCTTCAAGTTCCGCACCCACTTCGGAGGCGGCAAGTCCACCGGCTTCGGTCTCATCTACGACAACCTCGAGGCGGCCAAGAAGTTCGAGCCCAAGTATCGTCTCATCAGG AATGGTCTTGCTACCAAGGTAGAGAAGTCACGAAAGCAGATGAAGGAACGGAAGAACAGGGCAAAGAAGATCCGTGGTGTGAAGAAG ACAAAGGCTGGAGATGCCAAGAAGAAATAA